A genome region from Pseudanabaena sp. Chao 1811 includes the following:
- a CDS encoding sodium-dependent bicarbonate transport family permease — MDLDLIVSNVLNPPILFFFLGMMAVLIKSDLEIPPPIPKLFSLYLLLAIGFKGGVELVKSGISQEVVLTMVAAILMACLVPVYSFFILRIKLDAYNAAAIAATYGSISAVTFITASSFLGQLNIPFDGYMVAALALMESPAIIVGLILVSLFTAAEKAEKGEEREFAWGEVLREAFLNSSVFLLVGSLIIGCLTGERGWHVLSPFTQDMFYGVLTFFLMDMGLVAAKRIKDLQKTGVFLIAFAILMPILNSGVGIAIARLISMSQGDALLFAVLCASASYIAVPAAMRLTVPEANPSLYVSTALAVTFPFNIIVGIPLYLYVINLFWV; from the coding sequence ATGGATTTAGACCTAATTGTTTCTAATGTTCTCAATCCGCCGATCTTGTTCTTTTTCTTAGGCATGATGGCAGTATTGATTAAGTCGGATTTAGAAATTCCGCCGCCAATTCCGAAATTATTCTCACTATATTTACTTCTAGCGATCGGCTTTAAGGGTGGTGTCGAGCTTGTCAAAAGCGGGATTAGCCAAGAAGTAGTACTGACAATGGTTGCAGCAATCCTCATGGCTTGCCTTGTCCCCGTCTATTCATTTTTCATTCTCAGAATTAAGCTTGATGCCTATAATGCTGCTGCGATCGCCGCAACCTATGGCTCGATTAGTGCTGTTACCTTCATTACCGCTAGCTCATTTTTGGGACAGTTAAATATTCCCTTTGATGGCTATATGGTCGCTGCTTTGGCGCTGATGGAGTCCCCCGCAATTATTGTCGGATTGATCCTCGTCAGTCTATTCACCGCCGCAGAAAAAGCCGAAAAAGGCGAAGAACGAGAATTTGCATGGGGGGAAGTCCTCCGTGAAGCTTTTCTGAATAGCTCCGTATTTTTGCTAGTTGGTAGCTTAATTATTGGCTGCCTCACAGGGGAAAGAGGTTGGCATGTCCTGTCACCCTTTACCCAAGATATGTTTTATGGCGTGTTGACTTTCTTCTTGATGGATATGGGATTAGTCGCCGCAAAACGTATTAAAGATTTACAAAAAACAGGCGTATTTTTAATTGCCTTTGCGATTTTGATGCCAATCTTAAATTCGGGTGTGGGGATTGCGATCGCCAGATTAATTTCGATGTCTCAGGGAGATGCCCTTCTATTTGCAGTGCTATGTGCTAGTGCATCTTATATCGCCGTACCTGCCGCGATGCGTCTGACCGTGCCAGAAGCAAATCCCAGCCTCTATGTCTCGACTGCCCTAGCTGTCACATTCCCCTTCAACATTATTGTCGGAATTCCTTTATATTTATATGTAATCAATTTATTTTGGGTCTAG
- a CDS encoding M56 family metallopeptidase, translated as MLFFSMHSVMLVGSLGLAWGLRYGWQSSHNSSLTWQMRWHRALFCFVLPPMLVVTTAIAVLCMGAEGQMIGLQAGYVSYAIAFIFLMYSIFRSGQLALIGWQSLQKLQKLVINSEVANSSDPMQLLNIPMLFAAQIGFWKSKLFVSQGLLDTLDAEHLEAVLLHERAHAHYHDTFWFFWLGCLRQIMPWLPNTQELWEELLLLRELRADRWAAQYLDGLLLAESLLEMVSYNMLPSETFAAAFGSTNTSDRLEERINFLLAEPEPLPKFSWRSLFWLGFSLLPLTVLPLHS; from the coding sequence ATGCTATTTTTCTCGATGCATTCTGTGATGCTTGTGGGTTCTCTCGGCTTAGCGTGGGGTTTGCGTTACGGTTGGCAGAGTAGCCATAATTCATCATTAACTTGGCAAATGCGTTGGCATAGAGCCTTATTTTGCTTTGTACTGCCGCCGATGCTAGTCGTCACGACCGCGATCGCCGTGCTATGTATGGGAGCCGAAGGTCAAATGATCGGTTTGCAAGCTGGCTATGTCAGCTATGCGATCGCCTTTATATTTTTGATGTATAGCATTTTTCGCAGTGGACAACTTGCCTTGATTGGCTGGCAATCCTTACAAAAATTGCAAAAGTTAGTTATCAATAGCGAAGTAGCAAATAGCTCAGATCCCATGCAGTTGCTAAATATTCCAATGTTGTTTGCCGCGCAAATTGGGTTTTGGAAATCAAAGCTTTTTGTGAGCCAAGGTTTGCTCGATACCCTTGATGCCGAACATCTCGAAGCAGTTTTACTCCATGAACGCGCCCATGCCCATTACCACGATACATTCTGGTTTTTCTGGCTAGGTTGTCTCCGTCAAATTATGCCTTGGTTGCCCAATACCCAAGAACTTTGGGAAGAGTTGCTACTATTACGTGAACTACGTGCTGATCGCTGGGCAGCTCAATATTTAGATGGCTTATTACTCGCCGAATCACTATTAGAAATGGTCAGCTATAATATGCTGCCATCCGAAACCTTTGCCGCCGCTTTTGGTTCAACAAATACAAGCGATCGCCTAGAAGAACGGATTAACTTTTTATTAGCTGAACCTGAGCCACTGCCCAAGTTTTCTTGGCGATCGCTATTTTGGCTAGGATTTTCCTTATTGCCACTTACTGTATTGCCATTGCATTCCTAA
- a CDS encoding GNAT family N-acetyltransferase yields MTQPQFKIRPATIQDVPAIFSLVLALADYEKLSDQVTGDSQTLQADLFGENPCIEAIVAEIEPNQIVGFALFFTSYSTFLTRRGIYLEDLFVLSEYRGIGIGKALITNLAQIAVSRGYGRFEWSVLDWNEPAIAFYTRIGAEILPDWRICRVTGAALAQLAE; encoded by the coding sequence ATGACTCAACCGCAATTTAAGATTCGTCCCGCTACAATTCAGGATGTTCCAGCCATTTTTTCGCTAGTTCTTGCCCTTGCTGACTATGAGAAACTCTCGGATCAGGTCACAGGCGATAGTCAAACTCTCCAAGCAGATCTATTTGGCGAAAATCCTTGTATTGAAGCGATCGTGGCGGAGATAGAACCGAATCAAATTGTAGGATTTGCCCTGTTTTTTACCAGCTATTCCACCTTCCTCACCCGTCGCGGCATCTATCTCGAAGATCTATTTGTACTATCGGAATATCGAGGTATCGGCATTGGTAAAGCTCTAATTACTAACCTTGCTCAGATTGCAGTATCCAGAGGCTATGGTCGCTTTGAGTGGTCAGTTTTGGATTGGAATGAACCTGCGATCGCCTTTTATACTCGCATTGGCGCAGAAATTCTTCCCGATTGGCGCATTTGTCGGGTTACGGGTGCAGCATTAGCCCAATTAGCAGAATAG
- a CDS encoding BlaI/MecI/CopY family transcriptional regulator, with product MTPLPKYRPKQLSLGPLESELLNIIWDSTRISATDIHDRILADPDRELAYGSVMTVLRRLEQKGWIACDKEGRTFYWQTLISREEAQALTAYHQLNRFLEVGDADIVAAFANDLDRASMDKLEAIATRLKTIRQSREQSQEG from the coding sequence ATGACTCCATTACCGAAATATCGACCGAAACAGTTATCGCTTGGTCCCTTAGAGTCGGAACTCCTCAATATTATTTGGGATAGCACAAGAATTAGTGCGACGGATATCCACGATCGCATTCTTGCCGATCCCGATCGCGAGTTAGCCTATGGCTCAGTGATGACAGTATTGCGCCGCCTCGAGCAAAAGGGTTGGATCGCCTGCGATAAAGAGGGACGTACCTTCTATTGGCAGACCCTAATTTCCCGAGAGGAAGCACAAGCCTTAACTGCTTATCACCAACTCAATCGTTTCTTAGAAGTGGGTGATGCGGACATTGTGGCAGCCTTTGCCAATGATCTTGATCGCGCCAGTATGGACAAGCTTGAAGCGATCGCGACACGTCTCAAAACTATTCGCCAATCTAGAGAACAGTCACAGGAAGGTTAG
- a CDS encoding histidine phosphatase family protein — MLKLYFVRHGESLANLLQEFSNTGCKHPLTENGINQAKSLANQLSSLQITQIYSSPILRALQTAQILSDHLQAPLEITPALQEWSVGIYEGTTAQIGWDLHHQVQDDWFIHQNLDSKMPNGESFREIQARFNPFIERLVENGRYSDQNVVLVAHGGLYLAMLPSILKNVSFTFARQHGFPHTSYAVAELRSDGLYCTSWGTVSLSIQ; from the coding sequence ATGCTAAAACTCTATTTTGTTCGTCATGGTGAAAGTCTCGCTAACCTGCTCCAAGAATTTTCTAACACTGGCTGCAAACATCCTCTAACTGAGAATGGAATCAATCAAGCGAAGTCATTAGCAAATCAATTGTCTAGTTTGCAGATTACCCAGATTTATTCTAGCCCTATCTTGAGAGCCTTACAGACTGCCCAAATTTTATCCGACCACTTACAAGCACCTCTAGAAATCACACCAGCATTACAAGAATGGAGCGTAGGTATTTACGAAGGTACAACTGCTCAAATTGGATGGGATCTGCACCATCAAGTTCAAGATGACTGGTTTATTCATCAAAACCTTGATAGTAAGATGCCAAACGGAGAGAGCTTTCGCGAAATTCAAGCAAGGTTCAATCCCTTTATTGAAAGATTAGTAGAAAATGGAAGATACTCTGATCAAAATGTTGTTCTAGTTGCTCATGGAGGCTTATATTTGGCTATGTTGCCGAGTATTTTAAAAAATGTTAGTTTTACCTTTGCGCGTCAACATGGCTTTCCCCATACTTCCTATGCAGTTGCCGAACTTCGATCTGATGGACTATACTGCACCTCATGGGGAACAGTCTCTTTGTCTATCCAATAA
- a CDS encoding retropepsin-like aspartic protease family protein: protein MSKTNLATITLIVSSLIGMSELFVNKFNFVNQANAQDLDCFMVNSKGRRIDLSGLCSGSQNETVRIPIKRRMRGIPVVEVTFNGNRVYEMMLDTGASRTLITAEMAQTLNVVPDTSEEFDIADGSKVNFPIGKVKSISLGSLKVQMMPVPIATKANIGLLGHDFFGNLDIKIGRNVIELSPRRF, encoded by the coding sequence ATGTCCAAAACCAATTTAGCAACGATTACTTTAATAGTTAGTTCTTTGATTGGTATGAGTGAGTTATTTGTCAATAAATTTAACTTTGTCAATCAAGCAAATGCCCAAGATTTAGATTGTTTCATGGTTAATTCTAAAGGGCGGCGCATCGATCTCAGTGGTCTATGTAGCGGTAGCCAAAATGAAACAGTCAGAATTCCCATTAAGAGACGTATGCGTGGTATTCCTGTTGTTGAAGTAACTTTTAATGGTAATCGTGTCTATGAAATGATGTTAGATACTGGAGCAAGTAGAACTTTAATTACTGCCGAAATGGCTCAAACACTGAATGTTGTACCCGATACTTCAGAGGAGTTTGATATTGCCGATGGAAGTAAGGTTAACTTTCCTATCGGCAAAGTAAAATCAATTTCATTGGGCTCTCTCAAAGTTCAAATGATGCCTGTCCCGATCGCCACGAAAGCAAATATAGGATTGTTAGGTCATGATTTCTTCGGCAATCTCGATATCAAAATCGGACGGAATGTGATTGAGCTATCTCCTCGTAGATTTTAA
- a CDS encoding MAPEG family protein, with the protein MSLTLTPSQILLYGIAIAGGLIYLPYIVVAYGRVSVGYDVNAPRAMFDRLPDYAKRATWAHQNSFEVFALFAAAALTAYVSNSASDKTSLDILIFLAARVLFTLFYILDLPWLRSPMWAISMVCIGGLFSASLF; encoded by the coding sequence ATGAGCCTGACTTTAACTCCATCACAAATACTACTCTATGGAATTGCGATCGCTGGGGGATTGATCTACTTGCCTTACATCGTTGTCGCCTATGGACGAGTGAGTGTTGGCTATGACGTAAATGCACCGAGAGCAATGTTCGATCGCTTGCCTGACTATGCCAAACGCGCTACATGGGCGCACCAAAATTCCTTTGAAGTATTTGCCTTATTTGCGGCTGCTGCCCTCACGGCCTATGTTAGTAACTCTGCCTCTGATAAGACTTCCCTCGATATATTGATATTTTTAGCAGCAAGGGTTTTGTTTACCTTGTTCTATATTCTTGATTTACCTTGGTTGCGATCGCCAATGTGGGCAATCAGTATGGTCTGTATTGGTGGTCTATTTTCTGCAAGTCTTTTCTAA
- a CDS encoding P-II family nitrogen regulator: MHAVKRIEIVSDSVESHKIIKVLETVGVLNYTVIRNVVGKGVSGTNSGDLDMSMLENDYVIAFFLADKTKLLVENLRPVINKFGGACYVSDAMEINSIQCVAS, from the coding sequence ATGCACGCGGTGAAAAGGATCGAAATTGTATCTGATTCTGTCGAATCCCATAAAATCATCAAGGTTTTAGAAACCGTTGGGGTTTTAAACTATACGGTCATCCGTAATGTGGTGGGCAAAGGAGTCAGTGGTACAAACTCAGGTGATCTGGATATGAGTATGCTGGAAAATGATTATGTGATTGCATTCTTCTTGGCAGATAAAACCAAATTATTAGTCGAAAATCTCAGACCAGTGATTAATAAATTTGGTGGTGCTTGTTATGTTTCCGATGCAATGGAAATTAATTCTATTCAATGTGTCGCTTCGTAG
- a CDS encoding Uma2 family endonuclease yields the protein MTAIATPRLKNQEPISQPLLTDQWISATWEEFVQILENPLYADSRCYYDKNQFRQMRIETELVNSAHALDHGMTLFAISLYCTLAAAIPARGLINCSYTKTGVQGCQPDISYYIGESASLVPRSNFVVNLDEFAVPNLVIEISSSTLGDDLGKKRLLYEQLGTNEYWVVDVQEVRIIAFEMLNGGSRQITESKLLGGLAIADLEFALRLSREKSQSEVGAWLLQKYSDR from the coding sequence ATGACAGCGATCGCTACTCCTCGTCTCAAAAATCAAGAGCCAATATCCCAGCCACTCCTTACCGATCAATGGATTAGCGCAACATGGGAAGAGTTTGTGCAGATTCTCGAAAATCCTCTATATGCAGACTCGCGATGTTATTACGACAAAAATCAATTTAGGCAAATGAGGATTGAAACAGAGTTAGTTAACTCTGCACACGCACTCGATCATGGCATGACTCTTTTTGCAATTAGCTTGTACTGCACATTGGCAGCTGCTATTCCTGCAAGAGGTTTGATCAATTGCAGCTATACAAAAACAGGAGTTCAAGGGTGTCAACCCGATATCTCTTACTACATCGGTGAATCTGCAAGTTTAGTGCCACGCAGCAACTTCGTAGTAAATCTCGATGAATTTGCCGTTCCTAATTTGGTGATCGAAATATCTAGTTCTACGCTAGGCGACGACTTAGGCAAGAAACGATTACTTTATGAGCAATTGGGAACTAATGAATATTGGGTTGTTGATGTCCAAGAAGTAAGAATCATTGCCTTTGAAATGCTCAATGGTGGCAGTCGTCAGATTACGGAGTCGAAGTTGCTAGGTGGTTTAGCGATCGCCGATCTCGAATTTGCCCTAAGACTCAGCCGCGAAAAATCTCAATCTGAGGTTGGGGCATGGCTTTTACAAAAATATAGCGATCGCTAG
- a CDS encoding DnaJ domain-containing protein, with translation MNQLPKEQKLQFIRIDRGISQFNHDYYAALGLPIITSPIYIRHVYLSIARILHPDVYGFSPEEKAVATQYLAKLVNPAYDILMKEQERQAYQGIFKLLAKRLMQKSRNVPIHSAIACELLFAPNDGLYERSVSAIAKVQYQSLDNILQYTGQISELNLVYILYKEGYIYGVPNMPPVLLPMIQPKNAYFPPAYPPSAVQNPYTNSTYANVRSTYQTYQPTANSQNDDDATVIQTNEEVLNNKEIADRLKICEVYISQNDWKNALKELREVLQMNKDNSKCLAMLGVVYKNTNQPQMAKISFQRSLQLNPKEPLALKHIKDLGNSNPEQKSEPKPKPAISNEKKSLPPPQQRGWLSNLLGWASPNDPK, from the coding sequence ATGAATCAACTGCCCAAGGAGCAAAAGCTCCAGTTTATCCGCATTGATCGAGGTATTAGTCAGTTTAATCATGACTATTACGCTGCATTGGGTTTGCCAATTATCACTAGCCCCATTTACATCCGCCATGTCTATCTGAGCATTGCTCGTATTTTGCACCCCGATGTTTACGGGTTTTCGCCAGAGGAAAAGGCAGTTGCAACGCAGTACCTCGCAAAGCTAGTCAATCCTGCCTATGACATCTTGATGAAAGAGCAGGAACGCCAAGCCTATCAAGGGATATTTAAATTACTTGCTAAGCGCCTCATGCAGAAGTCCCGCAATGTGCCGATTCATTCAGCGATCGCCTGTGAGTTACTATTTGCGCCTAATGATGGTTTGTATGAGCGTTCAGTTTCTGCGATCGCTAAGGTGCAATATCAATCTCTAGACAATATTTTGCAATATACGGGACAAATTAGTGAATTGAATCTGGTCTACATTCTCTACAAAGAAGGGTACATATACGGTGTGCCGAATATGCCACCTGTCCTATTGCCAATGATTCAGCCTAAAAATGCGTACTTCCCACCAGCCTATCCCCCATCAGCAGTACAAAATCCTTATACAAATTCTACTTACGCCAATGTGAGGTCTACATATCAAACCTATCAACCAACAGCAAATAGCCAGAATGACGACGATGCAACAGTAATTCAGACTAATGAAGAAGTATTAAATAACAAGGAGATCGCAGATCGCTTGAAAATCTGTGAGGTGTATATCAGTCAAAACGACTGGAAAAATGCTCTCAAGGAATTACGCGAAGTTTTGCAAATGAATAAAGATAATAGTAAATGTCTTGCAATGTTGGGTGTGGTTTATAAAAATACTAATCAGCCCCAAATGGCAAAAATTAGCTTTCAGCGATCGCTTCAACTAAACCCTAAAGAGCCACTAGCCCTAAAACATATTAAAGATCTAGGTAATTCTAATCCTGAGCAAAAAAGTGAGCCAAAGCCAAAGCCTGCTATTTCTAATGAGAAAAAATCTCTCCCACCACCCCAACAACGAGGTTGGTTATCCAATTTGCTCGGATGGGCTTCTCCTAATGATCCTAAATAA